A portion of the Lolium rigidum isolate FL_2022 chromosome 1, APGP_CSIRO_Lrig_0.1, whole genome shotgun sequence genome contains these proteins:
- the LOC124667722 gene encoding late embryogenesis abundant protein 6-like has translation MQHAKVKVKDSASAMKANATITRAKVAEKAEAATARSHDERELAHERGAAKVAAAEMELHQAKVAHREEAMEHRLRKHVHGHKKDDKHGGGH, from the coding sequence ATGCAGCACGCCAAGGTGAAGGTGAAGGACAGCGCGAGCGCCATGAAGGCGAACGCGACGATCACCCGGGCCAAGGTGGCCGAGAaggcggaggcggcgacggcgaggtcgcACGACGAACGGGAACTGGCGCACGagcgcggcgcggccaaggtcgCCGCCGCTGAGATGGAGCTGCACCAGGCCAAGGTGGCGCACCGCGAGGAGGCCATGGAGCACCGCCTCCGCAAGCACGTCCACGGCCACAAGAAAGACGacaagcacggcggcggccactgA